A single genomic interval of Hevea brasiliensis isolate MT/VB/25A 57/8 chromosome 4, ASM3005281v1, whole genome shotgun sequence harbors:
- the LOC110651052 gene encoding protein ELF4-LIKE 3: MEGDTFSGLGNGTQIDGKILQTFQKNFVQVQNILDQNRLLINEINQNHESKIPDNLGRNVGLIRELNNNIRRVVDLYADLSSSFTKSMEVSSEGDSSGALKSDAKAGHKRNRPT; this comes from the coding sequence ATGGAGGGTGACACATTTTCAGGACTTGGTAATGGCACCCAGATAGATGGCAAGATCTTGCAGACATTTCAGAAGAACTTTGTTCAGGTTCAAAACATCTTGGATCAAAATAGGCTGCTCATCAATGAGATAAACCAGAACCATGAATCCAAGATCCCTGACAACCTAGGCAGAAATGTAGGTCTGATTAGGGAGCTTAACAATAATATCAGGAGAGTGGTTGACCTTTATGCTGATCTTTCCAGCTCCTTCACCAAATCCATGGAAGTTTCCTCTGAGGGGGATTCAAGTGGGGCTTTGAAATCTGATGCCAAAGCTGGTCACAAGAGAAATAGGCCTACATAG